One genomic region from Zonotrichia leucophrys gambelii isolate GWCS_2022_RI chromosome 26, RI_Zleu_2.0, whole genome shotgun sequence encodes:
- the SYPL2 gene encoding synaptophysin-like protein 2: MSEPGAPAAGDKPPRLQDRVLRGLRWGRLQEPLGFIKVLEWLFAIFAFGSCGSFSGETGATVKCEGGGMTAISIQFGYPFRLYQIPFGMPNCEDESEARTLYLVGDFSAPAEFFVTLGVFSFLYSMAALVLYLRFHSLYTENTKLPFTDFCVTVCFAFFWLVAAAAWGKGLSDVKAATRPSALIAAMAVCQADGVLCNAGTTPAMGLANISVLFGFLNFLLWAGNCWFVLRETPWLRPPAPRDSAAEQGAIDKQ, from the exons atGTCGGAGCCCGGCGCCCCCGCGGCCGGTGATAAACCGCCCCGGCTCCAG GACCGTGTCCTTCGAGGGCTGCGCTGGGGCCGCCTCCAGGAGCCGCTGGGTTTCATCAAGGTGCTGGAATGG CTCTTTGCCATCTTCGCCTTCGGCTCCTGCGGCTCCTTCAGCGGCGAGACCGGAGCCACAGTGAAATGTGAAGGTGGAGGGATGACAGCCATCAGCATCCAGTTCGGGTACCCCTTCAG gtTATACCAGATTCCCTTTGGGATGCCCAACTGTGAGGATGAATCAGAAGCCCGCACCCTGTACCTCGTGGGCGATTTCTCCGCTCCCGCCGAGTTTTTCGTGACCCTGGGGGTCTTCTCCTTCCTCTACTCCATGGCTGCTCTGGTGCTCTACCTCCGCTTCCATTCCCTGTACACGGAGAACACGAAGCTCCCGTTCACA GATTTCTGTGTCACCGTCTGCTTTGCCTTCTTctggctggtggcagcagcagcgtggGGCAAGGGGCTGAGCGACGTGAAGGCGGCCACGCGCCCCTCGGCCCTCATCGCTGCCATGGCCGTGTGCCAGGCTGATGGTGTGCTCTGCAACGCTGGCACCACGCCCGCCATGGGGCTGGCCAACATCTCGGTG ctcttcGGGTTCCTCAACTTCCTGCTGTGGGCCGGGAACTGCTGGTTCGTGCTGCGGGAGACGCCGTGGCTGCGGCCGCCCGCGCCCCGCGACAGCGCGGCCGAGCAGGGCGCCATCGACAAGCAGTGA
- the PSMA5 gene encoding proteasome subunit alpha type-5, translating into MFLTRSEYDRGVNTFSPEGRLFQVEYAIEAIKLGSTAIGIQTSEGVCLAVEKRITSPLMEPSSIEKIVEIDSHIGCAMSGLIADAKTLIDKARVETQNHWFTYNETMTVESVTQAVSNLALQFGEEDADPGAMSRPFGVALLFGGVDEKGPQLFHMDPSGTFVQCDARAIGSASEGAQSSLQEVYHKSMTLKEAIKSSLVILKQVMEEKLNATNIELATVEPGMKFHMYTKEELEEVIKDI; encoded by the exons ATGTTTCTCACGCGCTCCGAGTACGACCG GGGTGTGAACACCTTCTCTCCAGAGGGGAGGCTCTTCCAGGTGGAATATGCCATCGAGGCCATAAAG CTTGGCTCCACAGCCATTGGGATCCAGACCTCAGAGGGAGTTTGCCTGGCTGTGGAGAAGAGGATCACATCCCCCCTGATGGAGCCCAGCAGCATTGAGAAGATTGTGGAGATCGACTCCCACATTG GATGTGCCATGAGTGGCCTAATAGCTGATGCAAAGACTTTAATTGACAAGGCCAGAGTGGAGACTCAG AATCACTGGTTCACCTACAACGAGACCATGACAGTGGAGAGTGTCACACAGGCtgtgtccaacctggccctgcAGTTTGGGGAGGAAGATGCTGACCCAGGAGCCAtg TCCCGCCCGTTCGGTGTCGCTCTGCTCTTCGGAGGGGTGGATGAGAAGGGACCCCAGCT gttCCACATGGATCCCTCAGGGACGTTCGTGCAGTGCGATGCCAGAGCCATTGGCTCCGCCTctgagggagcccagagctccctgcaggaggTTTACCACAAG TCCATGACGTTAAAGGAAGCCATCAAATCTTCCCTGGTCATCCTGAAGCAGGTCATGGAGGAGAAGCTGAATGCCACCAACATTGAG CTTGCCACGGTGGAGCCTGGCATGAAATTCCACATGTACAcaaaggaggagctggaggaggtcATCAAGGATATttga
- the LOC135458170 gene encoding sperm-associated antigen 4 protein-like gives MLQLKKSFKVFILLVSVALGVFCGTALSEWSPWTKELLEKMQSVFPSGRTAFWNSHTLIETQKLQNLLEEVTQLRAEISTLKELSQIALDPCVRTNWALKSTGATIDTQRTSQTYDCKDSLPCRILRFFWAASPPDTILQPKVFPGNCWAFKGHQGQVVIKLPARVYLTAITLQHISKDASPSGTIVSAPKDIAVFGVDTEEDTEEETLLGMFTFNVEKNPTQTFPLKNMLLPRAFSHVKLLVKSNWGNPWYTCIYRVKVHGKMENQKDLTQGQDK, from the exons ATGCTGCAGCTGAAGAAGAGCTTTAAAGTCTTCATCTTGTTGGTCTCAGTGGCTCTTG GTGTCTTCTGTGGGACTGCCCTGTCAGAATGGTCACCATGGACAAAGGAACTTCTGGAG aagaTGCAAAGTGTATTTCCATCAGGACGAACAGCTTTCTG GAATTCACACACTTTGATTGAAACCCAAAAGTTGCAGAATCTGCTGGAAGAGGTCACTCAGCTGAGGGCGGAGATCAGTACTTTGAAG gagctgagccAGATAGCTTTGGACCCCTGTGTCAGGACAAACTGGGCCCTCAAGAGCACTG GAGCCACCATTGACACACAAAGAACTTCCCAGACCTATGACTGCAAAGATAGTCTTCCCTGCAGGATTTTACGCTTCTTCTGGGCTGCCAGCCCTCCTGATACTATCCTGCAG CCAAAGGTTTTCCCAGGAAACTGCTGGGCTTTCAAAGGCCATCAGGGCCAGGTTGTCATCAAGCTGCCAGCACGAGTCTACCTGACTGCCATCACACTGCAGCACATCTCCAAAGATGCCTCTCCAAGTGGGACCATCGTCAGTGCCCCCAAAGACATTGCTGTCTTT GGGGTGGATACAGAAGAGGACACAGAAGAGGAAACTCTCCTGGGGATGTTCACCTTcaatgtggaaaaaaaccccacacagacTTTCCCTCTGAAG AACATGCTGCTCCCCAGAGCTTTTTCACATGTCAAACTTCTTGTGAAGAGCAACTGGGGAAACCCGTGGTATACCTGCATTTACCGAGTGAAGGTTCACGGAAAGATGGAAAACCAGAAAGACTTAACCCAGGGCCAAGATAAATAA